One window of Caldilineales bacterium genomic DNA carries:
- a CDS encoding beta-lactamase family protein, whose protein sequence is MFKNTLLRTAALFIIIGFLLATAGRSSLARASAAAGPIDPAELAVWLEPLIGQQMAEAHIPGAVFLLVQDGQVAYARGYGLADLEQQTPVEVERSLWRVMSLSKSVTAAAVMQLAEKGQIDLHADANAYLRSYQLPEAFGQPITADQLLTHSAGLDWDLDDIGAEAATPADLIGNAPFLNQHPPRRAFPPGQHYLYSNAAFDLAGQMVEDVSGIPFAEYTDRYIFQPLGMAHSSFLQPPPQADGLVAGYEFDGQSHQPVELPFWQDPPSRSLTSTAADMARFIQAMLGDGAPILQAESLRALLETHFTYRDGQPGLAYGWHDISWPNIDAVAKDGGAPGALSRIFLAPDHDLGFFLAYNLDDDFGMADAIQREMLERTFPYQADLPPTAAGAAERGQALAGVYRQTTYSRLTIAKLLRLPWPDYPRVSALEDGRLMVQFAPDTETTHELLEMAPRHYRKSDGEFDYVFLQDAQGQPAGLAVGDWATEKVAWYDTGRVHMLMLVAFVAFFLGSAVAGLIIGLRRPPAHRLARRGLWLLTAIAALNFVFLVTFFLLLQSVVLGISNIDFAIGMPVWLAALFVLPLLTIALTVVLLALGLAGWRRRAFSGRGLALLGSFTLAALLFIPWLNYWNLLGFNW, encoded by the coding sequence ATGTTCAAGAACACGCTCCTACGCACCGCCGCCTTATTCATCATCATCGGATTTCTCCTCGCCACAGCCGGACGGTCCTCGCTGGCGCGAGCATCCGCCGCTGCCGGCCCCATCGACCCCGCCGAACTTGCCGTCTGGCTGGAGCCACTGATCGGGCAGCAGATGGCAGAGGCGCACATCCCCGGCGCCGTCTTCCTGCTGGTTCAGGATGGCCAGGTCGCCTATGCCCGCGGCTATGGACTGGCCGACCTGGAGCAGCAAACGCCCGTGGAGGTCGAGCGCAGCCTGTGGCGGGTCATGTCGCTATCCAAATCGGTCACGGCCGCAGCCGTCATGCAGTTGGCTGAGAAAGGCCAGATCGATCTGCACGCCGACGCCAACGCATATCTGCGCAGCTACCAACTGCCGGAGGCATTCGGACAGCCGATCACCGCCGACCAACTGCTCACCCACAGCGCTGGTCTCGACTGGGACCTGGACGACATCGGCGCGGAGGCGGCCACGCCCGCTGACCTGATCGGCAACGCCCCGTTTCTGAACCAACACCCGCCCCGCCGCGCCTTCCCGCCCGGCCAACATTACCTGTACAGCAACGCCGCCTTCGACCTTGCCGGCCAGATGGTCGAAGACGTCAGCGGCATCCCCTTCGCCGAATACACCGACCGCTACATCTTCCAGCCGCTGGGCATGGCCCACAGCAGCTTCCTCCAGCCGCCGCCTCAGGCCGATGGGCTGGTCGCGGGCTACGAGTTCGACGGCCAGAGCCACCAGCCGGTCGAGCTTCCCTTCTGGCAAGACCCGCCCTCGCGTTCGCTCACCTCCACTGCGGCGGACATGGCCCGCTTCATCCAGGCCATGTTGGGCGACGGCGCCCCGATCCTTCAAGCGGAATCATTACGGGCGCTGCTCGAAACGCACTTCACCTATCGAGATGGCCAGCCTGGGCTGGCCTACGGCTGGCACGACATCTCCTGGCCGAATATCGACGCCGTCGCCAAGGATGGCGGCGCACCCGGCGCGCTCAGCCGCATCTTCCTGGCGCCCGACCACGACCTCGGCTTCTTCCTGGCCTACAACCTGGACGATGATTTTGGCATGGCCGACGCCATACAGCGGGAAATGCTGGAGCGCACTTTCCCCTACCAGGCCGACCTGCCCCCGACCGCCGCCGGCGCAGCCGAACGCGGCCAGGCTCTGGCCGGCGTCTACCGGCAAACGACCTACTCGCGCCTCACCATCGCCAAGCTCCTGCGCCTGCCCTGGCCCGATTATCCCCGCGTCTCGGCCCTGGAGGATGGTAGGCTCATGGTGCAGTTTGCGCCGGACACAGAGACGACTCACGAATTGCTGGAGATGGCGCCGCGGCACTATCGCAAGAGCGACGGCGAGTTCGATTATGTGTTTCTTCAGGATGCCCAGGGCCAACCGGCGGGATTGGCCGTGGGCGACTGGGCTACCGAGAAGGTGGCCTGGTACGACACCGGCCGCGTGCACATGCTCATGCTGGTCGCCTTCGTGGCCTTTTTCCTGGGCAGCGCCGTCGCCGGATTGATCATCGGCCTGCGCCGCCCGCCCGCCCACCGGCTGGCTCGCCGCGGCCTGTGGCTCCTGACCGCGATCGCGGCCCTGAACTTCGTCTTCCTCGTTACCTTCTTCCTCCTCTTGCAGTCGGTCGTCCTCGGCATCTCCAACATCGACTTCGCCATCGGCATGCCCGTCTGGTTGGCGGCCCTGTTCGTCCTTCCCTTGCTCACCATCGCGCTGACCGTCGTCCTGCTGGCGCTGGGACTGGCCGGCTGGCGGCGTCGCGCTTTTTCCGGACGGGGGTTGGCGCTTCTCGGCTCGTTCACACTCGCCGCCCTGCTCTTCATCCCCTGGCTGAACTACTGGAACCTGCTTGGTTTCAACTGGTGA
- a CDS encoding cytochrome c, with product MVSIIDFVVVAALIALFVFLFLRARRAKKAAVKWAGLILTGLLTVSLAAVFVGGLVGALRLNAKHSNPVAEVTVAMTPEQITRGEHIANLCLGCHSSDGELPLEGQNFLAGEGGAPPVGRLYAPNLTPAHFASWSDGEIIRAIREGVHKSGRSLIIMPSKTFHNMSDEDVQALVAYLRSQPAVEPNTPPNRLNLLGVGFTLMAPLASAQPPITQPVLAPPAGPTAEYGHYLASFALCAECHGEKLDGVRTDGGSGPPPGPNLTKIVPAWTEEQFISFFRTGVDPGGEAVGEEMPWQDYDRFASDDDLRAMFAYLSTLPPSGQ from the coding sequence ATGGTCAGCATCATCGATTTCGTGGTCGTTGCGGCGCTGATAGCGCTGTTCGTCTTCCTCTTCCTGCGGGCCAGACGGGCGAAGAAGGCCGCGGTCAAGTGGGCCGGCCTCATCCTCACCGGCTTGCTCACGGTCTCGCTGGCGGCCGTGTTCGTGGGCGGGCTGGTGGGGGCGCTGCGGCTGAACGCCAAACACAGCAATCCGGTTGCCGAGGTGACGGTGGCGATGACGCCGGAGCAGATTACCCGCGGCGAACACATCGCCAACCTGTGCCTGGGCTGCCATAGCAGCGATGGCGAGCTGCCGCTGGAAGGGCAGAACTTCCTGGCCGGAGAGGGTGGGGCGCCGCCCGTCGGCAGGCTGTACGCACCCAACCTGACGCCGGCCCATTTTGCCAGCTGGTCGGATGGTGAGATCATCCGGGCCATCCGCGAGGGTGTGCACAAGAGCGGGCGCTCGTTGATCATCATGCCATCGAAGACCTTCCACAACATGAGCGACGAAGACGTACAGGCGCTGGTAGCCTATCTGCGCTCGCAACCGGCGGTGGAGCCCAACACCCCGCCCAACCGTCTGAACCTGCTGGGCGTCGGCTTCACACTGATGGCGCCCCTGGCCTCGGCCCAGCCGCCGATCACCCAACCGGTGCTCGCCCCGCCCGCCGGCCCCACCGCCGAATATGGCCACTATCTCGCCTCTTTTGCCCTTTGCGCTGAATGTCATGGCGAGAAGCTGGATGGTGTGCGAACGGATGGAGGTTCAGGTCCGCCGCCCGGCCCCAACCTGACCAAAATCGTCCCGGCCTGGACGGAGGAGCAGTTCATCAGCTTCTTCCGCACCGGCGTCGATCCCGGCGGCGAGGCCGTGGGCGAGGAGATGCCCTGGCAGGACTACGACCGTTTCGCCAGCGACGATGATCTGCGGGCGATGTTCGCCTATCTCAGCACCCTGCCGCCGAGTGGGCAGTGA
- a CDS encoding STAS domain-containing protein, protein MSKPTLTAAVRQLNGASIIDLRGEVTGQAEDILMAAYTEASQNGVRTIILDFSNLEYMNSSGIGLLVTLLIRVQRQKQQLRVFGLTDHYLQIFQLTRLNEAIGLFATEAAALAG, encoded by the coding sequence ATGTCCAAACCCACTCTCACCGCCGCCGTCCGCCAACTCAACGGCGCCAGCATCATCGACCTGAGGGGTGAAGTCACCGGCCAGGCCGAGGACATCCTCATGGCCGCCTACACCGAGGCCAGCCAGAACGGTGTGCGCACCATCATCCTCGACTTCAGCAACCTGGAATACATGAACAGTTCCGGCATCGGCCTACTCGTCACCCTCCTCATCCGCGTCCAGCGCCAGAAACAGCAACTGCGCGTCTTTGGCCTCACCGACCACTACCTGCAAATCTTCCAACTCACGCGCCTCAACGAGGCCATCGGCCTCTTCGCCACCGAAGCCGCCGCCCTCGCCGGCTAG